The Candidatus Korarchaeum sp. genome segment ATCCCCCACTCTAGATCTGAATTCGTTCAGGGAACGCCTGCCCTTCTCAGTGAGCCCATATATCCTTCTATCCTCCTCTACGTGGGAACTGAGGAATCCCCTCCTCTCCATCTCATTCAATATAGAATAGAAAGTGCTTATCTTGGGTTTGTGACCCGTTATCCTCTCCACTAGCTTCAATATCTGGTAGCCGTGCATCCTAGAGTGCTCAAGTAGGGCGAGTATCAGGAGCCTATAGCTGCCCCTCAGGAAGGCAGTTACCGGTTCCTCGCTGACCTTCATACTACCCCCGCGCGACCCACTGTAGTAGTTAATAAACTCTTTGAGCACTCGAACCGGAATGTATATTAAATATTTTGACATTAGACTCTGCGTAAGATCATTGTTCACTAGAAAATCTTAATTAATAGCGGGGATGCAGCACGACAAATCTCAAATACTTGAAGGCTCGACATTGTTTGAGGATATCACGATAATAGATAGAATCCCGTAGAGTAAAGCTATAGCTACTTTAAAATAATTTCTGTTGGATGGAGTCTTGATGCCTCTAACAGTAGTGATAAGTTACGTCAATTAAACGCTAGAAGCCCGGGGCGAAGCTCTCAAAGAGCTTTAGAGGGGCTCCCCCCTCATCTCATGCGAGAGGTATAGAGATGCCCCATACACAGCTACTAGAGATAGTGAAGAGAGCCAGAGGGCAAAGATAGGAAAGAACTGAGATATTATCACTAATGGGATGAAGAATATCGTCTGGATCATCAAAATGATAGTTATAGTCCATCTCTCGAATGTCTCAACGCTCCAATTTGCCGGTTCCTTTGGGAGCATCTTAGCGTATATCAAGCAGTTGAGGTAACCGGAGCCGGCTAAAGCCATTAAATATGCTGGGATCGAGGCCCAGATCCCTAAGTACATGAGGCCCATCGAGATCAGGATGAATGGGATAGAATTGAATGTGAGGAGGGATAGGGTCTTCATCGAAGCCACCTCCCTCCTGCTAATCGGGAGCGTGTAGAGAGCTCTAGCCCCACTCGAGTCGAGTAAGTAGAATGAATACGATGAGTATGCAGCTTGTAGCACGCCTAATGAGATTGAGATGACTGGGGCAGTTGAATCGAGCTTCCCAAACCCTTCGATCATCGAACTAATTAGGAATAATGGGAGAGCGATTGAATCCACTATCAGTGGAGCCAGCATCCTGGGGTTCCTCAGTGCTATCCTGATATCCTTCATCACTATGCTCTTAACTCCGGAACTCAGATTCCAACTCGAGCTCACTGGAGTAGCTTCCCCAGGGGAGATCGCAGCTCTCCAGAATCTGGAGGTTCCGTAAGCCAGTAGTGCTAGCGATAATGCGAAGGTAAGGGAGGATGAGATCAATGAGGTGAGGCTCCAATCTAAGAAGCTCAGTGGGGGCACTGCCTTCAGTAAATTCAACGCACTCAGATCCTCCATGGGGCTGAAGGTCCTCATGATAACGTTAAGGAAGAAGCCGAATCCAATGAGGATAGTCCAGAGGAGTGTTGAGATGGCCCTCCTAGGTAAGCTCCTCGTGTACTTCCCCGCTATAGATCCAACTAAGTAGCCCAGGGCTAGGGAGAGGATCATCCCAGTTATAGATGCAGCGAGGTAACCGGCTAGGATAGAGGGATCGGAGAGTACAATCGATGATATGAGGCCAGCGGGTATCATAGCGAAGGGGAGGGCCAGGCCTCCCCAGTATATGCCGAGGAGCGAGAGGGCCTTCCTGAGATCCCTCTCCTCAATTGGTAAGTGCTGAATGGGTTCGAGTAGCTTATCCGACACTATGACTTGGAGGCTCAGGGCCATTGAGAGAGTCCCCAACATTATCTCGACGATGAA includes the following:
- a CDS encoding PadR family transcriptional regulator, giving the protein MKVSEEPVTAFLRGSYRLLILALLEHSRMHGYQILKLVERITGHKPKISTFYSILNEMERRGFLSSHVEEDRRIYGLTEKGRRSLNEFRSRVGDGAIRIIDIILKPKPL